From Pirellulales bacterium:
CGGTGATGTCGAGGAACACCAGTTCGTCGGCCCCCTCTTTTTCGTAGCGCGCGGCCACCTCGACGGGGTCGCCGGCATCGCGCAACTGAATGAAATTGGTGCCTTTGACGACCCGCCCGCGATCGACGTCGAGGCAGGGAATCACCCGCTTGGCCAGCATCGCTTCTCTTTATCAACCGAGGTTCCCGGCGGCCTGCGACGGCGCGGGAGCTTGTTTCCGTATCGCGAATCCAGCTTTGTACTTTAAGCGGTCGCGCCGGGCAGGTCAATGAACCTTACGTCGGCCGAAAGGCTGGCGTATAATCTCTACGGCATGGCCACTATCGAGATCAGCCGACTCGCCAAGTCGTATCGCGTCTATCAGAAGCAGGAAGGGCTGCTCGCCTCGCTGGGCGGGCTTTTCCGCCGGCAGTATCGCACGGTCGAGGCGGTGCGCGGCATCGACCTGACCGTGGAACAGGGCGAGCTCGTCGCCTTTCTCGGCCCCAACGGCGCCGGCAAGACGACCACCCTCAAGCTGCTTTCCGGCGTCATCACGCCCACCAGCGGCACGGCCAGCGTCATGGGCCATGTGCCCTGGAAACGCGAAAACGCCTATCGCCGCCGCTTCGCCTTGGTGATGGGGCAAAAAAACCAGCTTTGGTGGGACCTGCCCGCCCAGGAGTCGTTCCGGCTGCACCAACAAATCTATCGCATCGAGCCGGTGCGCTTCGACCACACACTCAACGAGCTGGTCGAGTTGTTGGAAGTGGGCGGCCTGCTGCGGCAACCGGTGCGCGAACTTTCTCTGGGCGAGCGGATGAAGATGGAACTCATCGCCGCCTTGCTCCATTCGCCCGACGTGCTGTTTCTCGACGAGCCGACGATCGGCCTCGACGTGATCGCCCAGCACAACATCCAGACCTTTTTGCGGCACTATCAGCAGCATCGCCGCATCACCATTCTGCTCACCAGCCACTACATGAAAGACGTGGCCGCGCTCTGCCAACGCGTGGTGATCATCGCGCACGGGCGGATCATGTACGACGGCTCTCTGTCGGGCATCGTCGACCGCTTCAGCGGCCACAAGGTGATCAGCTTGCAGTTTCCGGCCGACGCCGAGCCGCCCGCCGATTTGCACCGCTACGGCGAGATGCTGGAAGAACACTTTCCGCGGATCAAGTTTCGCATTTCGCGGCGCGAGGTGTCCGACGTGCTCACCGATCTGCTGGCCCGCTATACGGTGGAGGACGTGAGCGTGGAAGATCCGCCGCTGGAAGAAGTCATCGCCGAGCTATTTTCGCTGGCCGGCGAACAGGCGGCTTCGGAGCAACCCGCCACGGGCGCGTTGTGAACCCCACCGTTGGGCCAACTGGCGGAATCTGCCAGTTGATCGGGGGTTCCGCGTCCCGCCGGCAAGCCAAGCGAAGATCATCGCGGTCTAAAACACTTGTGAAGAATAGGCGTGGTTCAAAGCAGGGTAACACTTC
This genomic window contains:
- a CDS encoding ABC transporter ATP-binding protein, encoding MATIEISRLAKSYRVYQKQEGLLASLGGLFRRQYRTVEAVRGIDLTVEQGELVAFLGPNGAGKTTTLKLLSGVITPTSGTASVMGHVPWKRENAYRRRFALVMGQKNQLWWDLPAQESFRLHQQIYRIEPVRFDHTLNELVELLEVGGLLRQPVRELSLGERMKMELIAALLHSPDVLFLDEPTIGLDVIAQHNIQTFLRHYQQHRRITILLTSHYMKDVAALCQRVVIIAHGRIMYDGSLSGIVDRFSGHKVISLQFPADAEPPADLHRYGEMLEEHFPRIKFRISRREVSDVLTDLLARYTVEDVSVEDPPLEEVIAELFSLAGEQAASEQPATGAL